The genome window GAAGAAGTAACGTAAGGATACGTACCTTGATCGATATCCAGCAGTACGCCTTGTGCCCCTTCAAACAGCACGCGGTTACCGCGATCGATGGCATCGTTGAGGACAACGGATGTATCTGTTACATACGGACGGATAATTTCGGCAACAGCCAGGTACTCGTCCAGGATTTCTTGCAGTTCAAACCCTGTTGTGTTGTACACTTTCTCCAGCAGATTGTTTTTCTCTGCCAGATTGCGCTCCAGCTTGCGTTTGAACTCTTCAGGGTCGAGCAGATCAGCGATACGGATACCGATGCGAGCAGCTTTATCCATATAAGCAGGACCGATACCTTTGCGAGTCGTACCGATTTTGTTCGCTCCGCGGCTGTCTTCCTCTACGCCATCCAGCTTGATGTGGTATGGCAGGATCACATGCGCGCGATCGCTGATTTTCAGGTTGTTTGTAGTGAAACCAAAGCTGTGGATGTACTCCAGCTCTTTTATCAACGCTCTCGGATCGACAACCATGCCGTTTCCGATAACGCAGGTCTTATCTGTATAAAAAATTCCGGATGGAATCAAATGCAGCTTATATTTGTTACCATCAAAAATAATGGTATGGCCTGCGTTGTTACCACCCTGGTAACGAGCCACTACCTCTGCGCTTTCTGCCAGATAGTCTGTAATTTTACCTTTACCTTCATCGCCCCACTGGGTTCCGACGACAACGACTGTTGACATCGAAAAACACCTCCTGATATCATCATGTCCTTTTGGGCCTGAAACAATCTAAGTGTACTAAACCATTTCCTGTATGTCAACGAAAATACGAACATTAGAATAGTGGAAAGATTATATGTTCGGTAATTAACATACGCTGGCAAGACCCTTTTTGTCCCCGCTTTTTACAAAATGGTCCCATAGAAAAAAGCCGGAAGTTTTTCCGACTTTTCTTTTCCTGACACTATTATCCTGCCTGATTCCGAAAGCGATTATCCAGACTGACGAACTTGTTGAATTCCTTCAAAAACGCCAGCTCTACCGTTCCCGTAGGGCCATTACGCTGTTTGGCAATAATGACTTCAATGACGTTTTTATTCTCGGTTTCTTTGTCGTAGTAGTCATCGCGGTAGAGGAACGCTACGATGTCCGCGTCCTGCTCGATGGAACCGGATTCACGGATATCGGACATCATCGGACGCTTGTCCTGACGCTGCTCTACACCACGGCTGAGCTGCGACAGTGCGATTACCGGCACGTTCAGCTCACGGGCAATCCCTTTCAAGGTACGGGAGATTTCCGATACTTCCTGCTGACGGTTGTCTCCTTTGCCTCGACCATGAATCAGCTGCAAGTAGTCAATGAGGATCAGGCCCAGGCCTTTTTCCGCTTGCAGACGGCGACATTTGGCCCGGATATCCATGACTGTTACCCCAGGCGTATCATCGATGTAAATCGGCGCCTTTGCGAGCGTCCCGATCGCCATCGTCAGCTTCTGCCAGTCATCTTCCTCCAGTGCCCCCGAACGCATCCGAGAGGCATCCAGATTTCCCTCGGCACAAATCATACGCTGAACGAGCTGGGTGGCCCCCATCTCCAGAGAAAAGATGGCGACGGTCTCTCCCGCTCGTGCCGCTACATTCTGTGCCAGATTCAATGCGAATGCCGTTTTCCCTACGGAAGGACGGGCAGCGAGGATGATCAAGTCGCTTCGCTGCAAGCCTGCCGTCATCTTGTCCAGATCGGTATATCCGGTAGAAATCCCGGTAATATCTCCTTTACGCTGGCTCAAGAACTCGATGCGTTCATAGGTCGCCATCAGCGCATCCCGGATCGGAGTAAATCCTCCGCTGTTGCGATTCTGCCCGATCTCCATGATGTACTTCTCGGCGTCTGCGATGATGGCTGTGACCTCATCCTCACGTGAATAGCCGTCATTGGCAATCTTGGTTGCTGTATGAATTAATCGCCTCAAAAGCGATTTTTCTTCCACGATCTTCGCGTAGTACTCGATGTTCGCTGCTGTCGGAACAGAGCTCGCGATCTCCGTCAGATAGGTAACGCCGCCAATCTCATCGAGCAGCTTGTGGTCCTGCAGTTCAGCCGTCACTGTGACCAGATCGACAGGCTCTCCTTTTTCATACAGGTCCACCATCGTTTGAAAGATGCGCTGATGCGCTGTCTTATAG of Brevibacillus choshinensis contains these proteins:
- a CDS encoding adenylosuccinate synthase is translated as MSTVVVVGTQWGDEGKGKITDYLAESAEVVARYQGGNNAGHTIIFDGNKYKLHLIPSGIFYTDKTCVIGNGMVVDPRALIKELEYIHSFGFTTNNLKISDRAHVILPYHIKLDGVEEDSRGANKIGTTRKGIGPAYMDKAARIGIRIADLLDPEEFKRKLERNLAEKNNLLEKVYNTTGFELQEILDEYLAVAEIIRPYVTDTSVVLNDAIDRGNRVLFEGAQGVLLDIDQGTYPYVTSSNPIAGGVTIGSGVGPTKINQVIGVAKAYTTRVGDGPFLTELTDAVGDQIREVGAEYGTTTGRARRVGWFDSVVVRHARRVSGITGLAITKLDTLTGIETLRICTAYKYNGEIIESFPANLNLLAKCEPVYEELPGWTEDITGVRNLNDLPENARHYIERITQLTGIPMSIFSVGPDREQTVVVRGIYG
- the dnaB gene encoding replicative DNA helicase — protein: MSDLFLDRVPPQNKEAEQSVLGAVFLSKDALITAIELLRPEDFYKTAHQRIFQTMVDLYEKGEPVDLVTVTAELQDHKLLDEIGGVTYLTEIASSVPTAANIEYYAKIVEEKSLLRRLIHTATKIANDGYSREDEVTAIIADAEKYIMEIGQNRNSGGFTPIRDALMATYERIEFLSQRKGDITGISTGYTDLDKMTAGLQRSDLIILAARPSVGKTAFALNLAQNVAARAGETVAIFSLEMGATQLVQRMICAEGNLDASRMRSGALEEDDWQKLTMAIGTLAKAPIYIDDTPGVTVMDIRAKCRRLQAEKGLGLILIDYLQLIHGRGKGDNRQQEVSEISRTLKGIARELNVPVIALSQLSRGVEQRQDKRPMMSDIRESGSIEQDADIVAFLYRDDYYDKETENKNVIEVIIAKQRNGPTGTVELAFLKEFNKFVSLDNRFRNQAG